One genomic window of Dehalococcoidia bacterium includes the following:
- a CDS encoding tryptophan 7-halogenase, translated as MIKVAIIGAGNAGCFTALQLADLARDTGLALNINIIYDPTKPAEKVGQATFPHHPHLLWNVVPDEFNWYKNQLDATLKTGILYEGWGDLNEKIFHPFPPKNVGMHFYPKKLHEFVVNSKLFDITHAAIKDYSEVDADYIFDCRGKPEEKSAYQPLVTPVNSCLLAKPKWDTSHLSYTRAVATHDGWSFILPTKPDSPSSQGALGYLYHKDITTKRDAIHNLQDQFDAYVTGHLEFDSYISNQPVIDKRVFLNGNRLYFLEPLEATASWVHTEWVVQCWSQIVRQKEDRTELLTHWIHEKIHEIERFILWHYENGSKYNTKFWKHARNLRLPRDEKFDSLKQLFSNNHVLSVKNLEQQGRLPEFGAWAPTSLKYWYDGIYKRSK; from the coding sequence ATGATCAAAGTTGCAATTATTGGAGCAGGTAATGCTGGTTGTTTTACTGCACTTCAACTAGCAGATTTAGCAAGAGATACTGGTCTTGCTCTAAATATAAATATCATCTATGACCCAACGAAACCGGCTGAGAAGGTAGGACAAGCTACTTTTCCTCATCACCCACACTTGCTTTGGAATGTAGTTCCAGATGAATTTAATTGGTACAAAAATCAACTGGATGCAACTCTCAAAACAGGGATTCTATATGAAGGCTGGGGAGACTTGAATGAAAAAATATTTCATCCATTCCCACCTAAAAATGTGGGCATGCACTTTTATCCAAAAAAGCTACATGAATTTGTAGTGAATTCAAAATTATTTGATATTACTCACGCAGCAATAAAAGATTATTCAGAAGTTGATGCAGATTATATATTTGATTGTCGAGGCAAACCTGAAGAGAAAAGCGCATATCAACCACTAGTTACCCCTGTTAATTCTTGTTTACTTGCTAAACCTAAATGGGATACTTCTCATCTCTCATACACACGAGCTGTGGCTACTCATGATGGTTGGAGTTTCATTTTGCCCACTAAGCCTGATTCGCCCTCAAGCCAAGGAGCCTTGGGCTATTTGTATCACAAAGATATAACTACAAAGCGAGATGCGATTCATAACTTACAAGATCAATTTGATGCATATGTCACAGGTCATCTTGAATTTGACAGTTACATTTCTAATCAACCTGTTATTGATAAACGTGTATTTCTGAATGGCAATCGTTTGTATTTTTTAGAACCTTTAGAAGCAACTGCTTCATGGGTTCACACTGAATGGGTCGTTCAATGTTGGAGTCAAATCGTCAGACAGAAAGAAGACAGAACTGAACTACTTACTCATTGGATTCATGAAAAGATTCATGAAATAGAAAGGTTTATTCTTTGGCATTACGAAAACGGTTCAAAATACAACACTAAATTCTGGAAACATGCTCGTAATCTTCGTCTTCCAAGAGACGAAAAATTTGACTCATTAAAACAATTATTCTCTAATAACCACGTCCTAAGTGTGAAAAATTTAGAGCAACAAGGAAGACTTCCTGAGTTTGGAGCATGGGCTCCTACAAGCTTGAAGTATTGGTACGACGGAATATATAAGAGGTCCAAATGA